TCTAAGGTAGGGCCAAAGTAACCAGCTATCATAGCTAACTCTATCTGCCTTGCTTTGATCTCAGCCGCCACTCTTCCTTCATAGGTATCAGCTAGACTCAAAGATAAGTATTTCTGATCGCCATTAAATAAACCTCTAGGACATCTTAATCTAAGATAAGATAACCTTTAAATACTTCAATACTAACTTTCATAATAATCCTCTGACTATTTTGCATAGTCATTGGAGCCTTAAAACACATGTTTAGCTACCAAGACTGTTAGTGATTGAAAGGTGAAACCTTTACATAGGTTACTTTTTTAATGGCTCAGGTCTGACTTGAACAGACGACCCCAGGCTTATGAGTCCCGTGCTCTAACCAACTGAGCTACTGAGCCTTAGTTTTTCACATATTTCTTAATATAGCTGAAAATTTTCTTTTTGTCTAGTCCCTGAGAAATTTGATTTTCTGTATCTTTTTAATGATCCTATTACGCTCAAAGCTGGGCGTATCCGAGAGTCGGGGGTTTTGAACACCTACACCTTTATTACAACCATTGATTCTTCGTTATTTATGCGTCATACCAATTCAAAATTAAGAAAGTAATACGTAGCACAGGTTTGGGCGTTTGCATCTGTATCAGATTTTTTGTGAAATGGTATAAGAAGGTTTGAGCCTATTGCACTTTTATTTGCATAGTTTGTTTTTTCCACGCCGTTCTACTTGAGTTATTGGTTCTTATCTACAATAATAAATAAATAATCACCTTCATCATGTTTATATTTCTGTATTACTTCTTTTATGAATCCTGAATTAATATCCGTTGCTAATTTTTGGCATCCATGAGTAATTTCATCTACAGAAGCTAACATAGAGAAAGTAGAAATACCAGCACGTATATTTGCATCTAAATAAAATTCAGGACGATGTTTTCCACTATATAAAAATAAATCTTGTAAGTCTTGATGAATAGAGTAAGGCTCAATTTGTATAGAATTAAAACTAACCTCTTCTAAAGCGGATTTGACAGATGATAAACTTGGCATTTGCTGAGATGCTTGACTTATGGCTTCAGGAAAATACTCTATTAACCAATAATTCTGTATTTGTTCTGGTGTAGCTGTAAATAACACAAATTTACCGTTTGCCAAGACCCTGTGAATTTCTTGAAATGCTGAAACTAGATCGGCAAAATGATGAATAGCTAAAGTGCATACTACACCAGAAAAAAATTGATTAGCGTAAGGTAAATTCTCCACAGTAGCAACCAACCAATCAACAGTATGACTCTTCTTTTTTGCAGCATCAATCATGAGGCTGGATTGGTCTATTCCTCGCCAAACTCCGCCAAACTCGGCTAAAGCGACTGTATAGTTACCTGTGCCACAAGCTACATCTAAATACAAATCATTAGGCTTGATTTGTAAATGTTGGGCTAATCGAGAAGTTATATAAGGATCAGCACGACGAGTTAAATCATACCCCTTACTAATTTGCTCATAAATGGCCATGTGTTTGAGTCTCACAAATTAATCGAGTTTAGAAGAAGGTAATGTGCTTCTTTTTTGATGATTTCCAGACAAAACAATAACAAACTTTTGATTTGTGTCAGGATAATATTCATTCTAATTAACAAAGATTATCAAGTTAATGAAAAATATGAAGCAGTCAATATTATGACCAGCTACTCATGCTAGATTACTAAGGCTTGGTGTTGGGAAACTCCGGTGAGATTCCGGGGCTGTGCCGCAACTGTAATGTAAAGGCCAAAGAAATTTTCTTTTGACTTTCCGAGTCAGAATGCCAATTCCAAGTGTATACAGTCACTCCCTGCGTCGCACGGGGAAGGAGTTCTAGTTTTGTTGCCCGCTTTTACACCTTGTCCTGGCTTATTTTATGCCACACCTGCCCAAGATGGGATTTTATCTCGGATGAGAATACCAGGTGGCATTATTAATAGTAAACAATGTGAGGCGATCGCAGATATAGCAGACCAGTACGGTGGCAGTTATATCGATGTGACAAATCGCGCCAATATCCAAATTCGGGAAATTCAAGAAAAGATAGATTCTTCAGTTCTGCAAGAATTACAAGATTTGGGCTTGGGTTCTAGCAATACAGGCGTAGACCAAATCAGGAATATTATGACCAGTCCTACGACTGGTATTGATCCTCAAGAATTAATTGATACCCGTCCCTTCGTTACAAGCTGGGACAAATACATCAGTGAACATTCTGCTTTGTCAGGACTGTCGGCAAAATTTAGCGTCTGTTTTGATGGTGGTGGGTTAGTTTCGGTATGCGATCGCCCCAACGATATCACTTTTGCTGCTGTTTTGCTAGATGGTAGGGTTTACTTCCGCCTGTGTCTTAGTATGGGTGCAAAGGGAAACCCACCCGTTGACACTAGAATTTTATTATCCCCAGAGGAATGCTTACCAGTCTTAACAGTCTTGGCTGACGTTTATTTAGCTCATAGTGATACTAACAGTAAACGCAAGCCCCGGCTGCGAGAAGTAATTAATACTATAGGTTTAAATAGTTATCTCCAACAAGTCGAGGAACGCTTACCCATTTCCTTAAATTGCTCCCCATCTTCCCCATCTCCATCATCTCCCCCATACCACCACATCGGCATTCATCCCCAACGCCAAACAGGCTTATATTACATAGGTCTTGTCTTACTCCTTGGTCGTTTAGAAACTAAACAGTTAAGAGGTTTAGCTGATTTATCTACTAAATATGGCAAAGGAAACCTCAGATTAACACCTTGGCAGAATTTGCTGTTAACAGACATTCCCAAACAGTGGCTTACTGATGTTCAGAATCAAATTGTTGGGTTAGGATTAGATTTCTCACCCACGAATATTAAAAGTGGATTGGTAGCTTGTTCGGGAAACCAAGGTTGTGCTGCTGCTGCTACTGATACTAAAAGTCATGCGTTGGCATTAGCAGATTATTTACAATCTCGTATTACCTTAGAACGTCCAATCAATATCCACTTTAGCGGTTGTGAGAAATCCTGCGCCCAACACAACAACAGCGATATTACGTTACTTGGCGTTAATTACGAGAATGAGGAAAGATATCAAGTGTACGTGGGTGAAGGTGACAGCAAAAATAAATTTGGTCATCAACTTTATCAAGATATAACTGTTGCTGAAATGCCTACACTCATGGAAAGAATGCTTGAGTTGTATAAAAGCCAACAATTAAATCCTGATGAATCCTTTGGTAAATTCACTCATCGAGTTGGACTTACCCGACTAAAACAGTTATTATCTCGCCCAAATCCCATGTCTGATTATATCCGCGATGCCAATGAAATCTACCGTAATTCCTTTGCTATCATCCGGTCGGAAGCAAACCTAGATATCTTACCGCCAGATATTGCTAAGGTTGCTGTTCGCCTCATCCATGCTTGTGGGATGACGGATATTGTTACAGATTTGGGATATTCCTCAATGTTGGCGCAGTCGGGAAGGGCTGCACTAGAAGCAGGCGCACCGATTTTATGTGATTGTCGCATGGTAGCTAATGGGGTGACGAGGCGGCGTTTACCAGCAAACAATGAAGTTATTTGCACCTTGAATGAACCCCAAGTACCAGAACTAGCGCAAAAGTTGGGGAATACCCGGTCGGCGGCGGCTTTGGAATTGTGGAAACCATACCTACAAGGTGCAGTTGTCGCCATTGGTAATGCGCCTACAGCTTTGTTTCGCCTGTTGGAAATGTTAGATGCTGGATACCCCAAACCTGCGGTAATCTTAGGCTTTCCTGTGGGGTTTGTGGGTGCGGCTGAATCAAAAGCAGCATTGGCAGCAGATAGCCGGAATGTACCATTTATGACTTTACACGGTCGGCGGGGTGGAAGTGCGATCGCCGCCGCCGCAGTTAACGCCCTGGCAACGGAGGAAGAATAATCATGAATAAAGGTCGTCTCTACGGGGTTGGTGTCGGGCCAGGAGACCCCGAACTATTGACTATTAAAGCATTACGGCTGATACAGTCTGTTCCTGTGATTGCCTATCAATCAGCCACAGATAAACAGAGTATAGCGCGAGCGATCGCCTCTCCTTATTTAACAGATCAACAAATCGAAGTTTCCTTTCACCTCCCCCGTGCCTTAGAACCAGAAAAAGCCAAAGAAATCTACGACAAGGAAGTAGAACCCATAGCCGAACATCTCGCAGCCGGACGGGATGTAGTAGTGTTGTGTGAAGGCGACCCGTTTTTTTACGGTTCCTTTATGTATGTATTCACACGCTTATCTGAACAGTACCAAACAGAAGTCGTCCCTGGTGTATCTTCCTTAATGGCCTGTCCTGTATCCTTGGGTGTTCCCTTCACCTACTACAACGATATTCTTACCGTTCTACCTGCGCCTCTCCCCGCCGAAGAACTCACCACCCAATTATTAACCACCGATGCAGCCGCCATTATGAAATTAGGTAGGCATTTTTCCAAAGTGCGAGATATCTTACATCAATTGGGATTAGCATCACGGGCATTGTATATCGAGCGGGCAACAATGGCACAGCAGAGGATTTTACCTTTAGATGAGGTTGATCCAGATGAAGTGCCTTATTTTGCGATGATTGTTATACCTAGTAAAAATCGGTTGTAGCAGCTTGATCAAACTTAAGCAAAAGTCTCTAATATTTGGCTAAAGTCACGTTTGTAAAGCGTTTGACTATAATTTTGCCAGTCTACATCTGAAGAGTAAGGTAATCTTTTTAATGTAGCCTGCTGCACATACGCCATTAATGGACGACGTAGCGATTCATATTTTTGGAAAGCTGTTTCTACAGCCTGTCTATTATCCCAGTGATTATCTTTGGCAATTTTAGCAATTAATGTAGAGACAACTAGCGCATCCTCTAAGCCTTGGTTAGCACCTTGAGCCATAAATGGCGGCATTCCATGTGCTGCATCACCAGCTAATACAACTCGTCCAGCACTCCAAGTTGGTTGAATACTTGTATCTGAACTAGTCACACGATGAATATAATATGGACGCTTTTGTATATTACTAGCTGGACATATACGTACTAATTCCTTCAACGTATCAGGGAATTGTGCTTTTTCAAGTGCTTGTACAGTTAACTTTTGCAAATTACTACCATACTGATTTTGTATAGATTCCAAAGCCATAGGTAAATGTATAACATAACCAAATTTACCATTAGCTCTGTGGAATAATAATATCCTCGTATCCTGCATCTCACCAACCGCATTTTTAGACATTTCATCATGACAAACAGTAGTAATTGGTGAGCCTTGCAAAAATTTATCTTCGAGTTCCGTGGCTAGTTCTTTCTGGACATCAATAGTATCTTGAGAAAATATGGCTGCAAACCCAGAATATTCTGGTTTGGCAAAATCTTGATCAGGACTATCTTTATAAATAATTTTGCGAATTGTCGAGTTAATGCCGTCTGCGCCAACAAGTATTTTAGCTCGGAAAGATTTACCAACTGATTGCGGAGAATCCACTTGTGATTTTTCCGAATTAACGTCCTGCCAATGAGCATAAGGATTAATCTCTAATATTGCATCAGATACACAATCTATTCGCACACATCTATTCTCTAACTCATCTGCAAGATGAATACAACGGTGATTAGCTTTCACCATATCTTCAGGAAATAAGCTTCTTAAAACTGTCTGTAAATTGTACCAAGAAATTGATACTCGACCTTCACCATACTCTTGATACCAATTATCAAATTCAAGAGAAATTGAGCGAATTATCTCACCTTGCAAATTTCTATAATGCCATTTATGTAAAGTGTCAGCTTTTTTTGGATCTGTATTTGATGATTGAGAAATAGAAAAAGTTACACTAGCTTTTTTTACTGCTTCATAAGCATCATCATCTAAATACTTGAGTGATTTTAATCCATTAGGCAGAAGATCCAAACCTTGCCCAACTTGACGAAAAGCGCGAGTTTGGTCTAGTACAATAATATTTTCAATACCTCGCTTGCGTAAGCCAATAGCTGTAGCCAAACCAACAGGGCCAGCACCAACTATCATAACGTCGTATATATGTCTACTCATAGATGTAAAAACAATTAGATTAATTGAAAATAGAGTTCTTTATGGCTATTTCTTGACTTGATTTTTATTGTGACATATTAGTAGCTAGAAAAAATGATTTCATCTTGGTGGAGTGAAAAGTGAAAATCAGGAAATACCCTTGATACTAGAAATGTTAAATGTAAAATAAATGTAATATCAATATCCACAAATTATGTTAGACTTCTGAAAATATATTGATTTTATTAGTAACAAATTACACAAAAATTATGGTAAAAATATCCGTTTCCTAATATTTAATACCAATTGTTTAACATTCCACAATATCTTTAAACTTTTAAAGCTAGATTCTGTCTAATCGTAATTATTAATTACTATGACACCTAAAACACCCAAGAGGATTTCTCATGTCTAACTCCGAACTAGATAGAGTCATTGTTCGCCCTGTGGATGAGTATAATCAGAGATTGGTTGCTTATGTACATCCGTCTAATTGGGTAAATCCTCAACCTGCGGATACTTATGATTTGGTAGTTATTGGCGCGGGAACGGCTGGCTTAGTTGTGGCGGCTGGTGCGGCGGGGTTGGGTTTGGGTTTAAAGGTGGCTTTGATTGAAAAATATCTCATGGGTGGAGATTGCCTAAATTTAGGTTGTGTACCTTCTAAAACTATTATTCGCTCTGCGCGAGTGGTTGGGGAAATTAGCAATGCCAAAAATTTGGGGGTAAACGTTTCTAAGCAGATTAATATTGATTTTCCCGCAGTTATGGCGAGGATGCGCCGGGTGAGAGCAGGAATTAGTCATCATGACTCGGCTGAACGCTTTGCATCAATGGGAATTGATGTTTTCTTGGGTAGTGGTAAATTTACTAACAGCAACACCGTAGATGTAGCTGGTAAAACGCTGAAATTTAAAAAGGCTGTGATTGCTACTGGCGCAAGGGCAGCAAAACCTACAATTAGGGGAATTGAACAAGCGGGATATTTAACTAATGAGACGGTTTTTTCTCTCATTCAAAAACCGGAAAAGTTAGCGGTAATTGGTGGCGGCCCTATTGGTTGCGAATTGGCGCAAGTCTTCCGGCGTTTGGGAAGTGAGGTAGTGCTGATTCATAGCGGTTCCCATGTCTTGAATAAAGAAGATGCTGAGGCGGCGCAAATAGTCCAACAGGCGTTAATTCGTGATGGGATTCGCTTGATATTAAATGCCAAGGTAGAAGAAGTAGTCACAGTAACAGAGGGTAAACGGTTGTACTTTTGCGCTAACGGGTGTCGTGATTCTGTGACGGTAGATGAAATATTAGTTGGTGCAGGCCGATCGCCTAATGTGGAAGGATTGAATTTAGAAGCTGTCGGGGTAGAATACGATCAGCGCTTGGGTGTAAAGGTTAATGATTACCTGCAAACAACAAACCCCAAGATTTACGCAGCAGGCGATATCTGCATGGACTGGAAATTTACCCACGCAGCCGATGCAGCCGCCAGAATTGTGATTAAAAATGCCCTATTTTCTCCCTTTGGCTTAGGAAGGTCAAAACTTAGTAGTTTAGTAATGCCTTGGGTAACATATACTGACCCAGAAATTGCCCATGTGGGAATGTATGAACGCCAAGCCAAAGAATTGGGTATTGATGTAGAGACAATTAAGATACCTTTTAGTAGTGTAGACAGAGCGATCGCAGATGCTCAAGAAGAAGGTTTGCTCAAAATTCACCACAAGAAAGGCTCAGATAAAATCCTTGGTGCTACCATTGTCGCCGCTCACGCCGGAGAGATGATCTCCGAAGTCACCACAGCAATTGTTAACAATGTAGGTTTAAGCAAGTTAAGTAACGTAATTCATCCTTATCCTACTCAAGCAGAAGCCATTAAAAAAGCCGCCGACAATTATCGCCGTACACTTCTAACACCAAGAACGAAAAAACTTTTGGGATTTTTAACAAAATTATCTTAATTAGTCATTAGTCATTAGTCAACAGTCAACAGTCAACAGTCAACAGTCAACAGTCAACAGTCAACTAACTAATTAACGCACCTGCTTCTGAACTAGGTAAGGGACGAGAGAAAAAGTAGCCTTGAACAGACTCACAACCTAACTTACTTAAAAGTGTTACTTGTTCTTGTGTTTCTACACCTTCAGCGATCGCTGTCATACCTAGTTTATGTGCCAACGCGATGATAATCTCGATAATTTCTAGATTTCGGTTATCACTAGTCATTGGTTCAACGAAGGAACGGTCAATTTTTAACACACTAACTGGAAAACTAGAAAGGCGACCTAAAGAAGAATAACCTGTACCAAAATCATCAATTAATATCTCAATACCTAATTCTCGCAGTTGTATAAGTGTGGCAGTTGCTTCATCACTATTTTCAGCAATTACACCTTCGGTAATTTCTAAGGCTAAAGCACTAGAATCAAGACCTGTTGAGTCTAAAATTTGCTGAATCTGTTCGATCAAATTTGGCTGGGAAAATTGTCTGGCGCAGAGATTAACACTTATTTTCCTTAATGAATTGTGAGGATGGCTTACTTGCCAAGCCTGCATCTGGCGACACGCTTCATACAGCACCCAGTAACCAATCTCGACAATTAGTCCAGTTTCTTCCATTAAGGGAACAAAATCTCTAGGATTAAGTAAACCACGCTCTGGATGTTGCCAGCGTAGCAGTGCTTCAAAACCTAAAATATCGCCACTAACGAGTGAAACAATTGGTTGATAATAAACTAGAAACTCTTGGTGTGCCAATGCTCGACGCAAATCAGCCTCTAACTGCAACCGCATCAAAGCATTAGCATACATATCTCTATTAAATAAGGCGTAGCGCGATTTTCCCAAAGCTTTGGCTCGATACATTGCCGTATCAGCATCTCTGAGCAGCTGTTCTGGATGGTCGTAGTTGACAGTTGAACTTAGGGCAATACCAATACTTGCACTGGTGAATACTTCTTGTCCATCCAAATTCAAGGGTAATTTTAATTCTTGTTTTATTCGCTCTGCTACTCTGATTGCATCTGAGACATCTTGTATATTTTCTAGTAGGATAGTAAACTCATCGCCCCCCAGCCGTGCGGCTATATCTGTAGCGCGAATACAAACTCCTAATCTTTGAGCAACAGCAATTAAAAATTGATCTCCTTTAATGTGTCCCAGACTATCGTTAATCACCTTAAATCGATCCAAATCCAGAAACAAGACAGCAAATAAATAATCCTTCTGCCGTTTAGTTTGCTGGAGGGCGTGTTGTAGATGTTCCATGAACAGAGCGCGATTTGCTAAACCTGTCAGCCCATCATAAAAAGCATTTTGCCGCAATTGCGCTTCTGCTTGCTTGCGCTGTGTAACATCAAACGCTGTACTAATTACGAGACTTCTGCCGTCGGGTAATTTTCCCAAGGGTGCAGAGTAAAAATCCCAGATGCGTGTCTCACCAGTGCTAATTCTAATAGTGTATTCACCTTCTGCAATTCGCTTATCAAGACTATATAAGCGGTTCATCTCTAATTGCACCTGTTCTCGATGCTCACCATAAGCTTTTTGAGTCCAATCTGCAACTGTCCTGATTTCGTCGATACTGTATCCGGTAATATCTGTCCAAACATGATTAATTAGTAAGACTTCTCCATCTTCGGCGTGCAACATCATTGGCAAAGGTGCATCAAATATCGCTCGCCGAAATCTAGTTTCACTCTGATGTAAAGCTTCTGAGGCATAAGCAATTCTCAATGCTTCCTCTATTTTTTTCCGCTTGATCTCTAAGCTATCTAATCCTTTAGCATAGTACCAAATTAAGCCAATAAAAGCGGCGACATTACCAGTTACATGGAGACTCAAGCCAAAGGCATAATCGAACCATGCCATTTTCACGCCAACTAATGCCAAGTATCCTAAGCAAAAAGGAATAGCGATCGCAGCTGGCAGTAGCATTCTCGCCGTCATTCCGCCTACACTATCACTGATGACTAAACCCATAAAACCCTCGGACGGGGCTACCAGTAAGACACCAACCGAGAGTAGGAAAAAAGTTATACCTGTGTGAATTGCAGTGTGCGTCAAAGATGACAACCCCAATAACAGTTTGACTCCGTAAATATAGCCAATCACGACCTGTAGGGATGTTAAACTAGTTACAAATGTCAATAATTGTATTTGCCGATAACGAGTACTTCTAGAAGCACAGAGCCATAATGCACAACCAATTAAGCTAAAATTGAGTGCTGATACTGGTGATATTCGACCAGGGTAATTAGGGGTATTTGACCCACTTTGGCTGATAACTTTTAGTTGATGGGAAAATAGCAGTTGATCAATTCCCCAATTCCAGCCAAATAAATATTGACTAAGGGTAAGTAAGCCTAATAGTGCGATCGCTATAGCCAATATCTGAGCTATTCGACGCTGATTTTTTTTCGTTGAATGAAGGAAATTTAATGATAAACCAGACAAAATAAAACCTAACGCAGTGTTAGGTTTCATCGTTGCCCACGCTTGAGAGATGCTTTTAAGAACTGTAATATCAAAGTACCAGCCTAACAGTACAGCACAACCTAGTAAAGTAACAAATATACTTATAAACTTTGAGACGTTATTTAGCACATTAATAAGATTAAGCTTTAACTGATAGATGGGCATAAAGACTAATTTTTCACTTAGCAAAGTAACAATATTTAGCCACTATCTTCAACTATCTCAAAGTATATACTTTGACATCCTACTAAAGTAGGATGACGTAATACTAAATTGTAATGGTTATTATTGAGGTTAAGAGCAATTTTGATATCATCAAATTATGTTTTACTTGAAGTATTCTAGCGATTTGATTAGTAAAAATTCTTAATATAAAATATAAACTCAAAATCTGTATAAGTCCTGACCAATACAGACACAGAGTAAAAGCAAATGCTATCTGAGGCATATATGCTGGCTAAAAATTAATCATAATCAAGGAAAATGCTACTTATGCCAACAACAGCCCTGATAGTAGGAGCGGGTACTGGGCTTAGTGCCTCAATAGCTCGCTTGTTTGCTCAAGAAGGATTTAAAGTAGCTTTAGCTGCTCGGCAAATAGATAAACTTGCACAGTTAAGTAATGAAATTGGAGCAGTGAGTTTTGCTACCGACACTACTAAACCAGATGAAGTCAAGCAGTTATTTATTGACGTTGACAATAAATTAGGTTCTCCCAACGTTGTTGTATACAACCCTAGTTGGCGAGTGCGGGGGCCGTTGATTGAGCTAGACCCTGGTGATGTAGCGAAAACCTTAGAAGTTTCTGCTTATGGAGGCTTTCTAGTAGCCCAAGAGGCCGCCAAAAGAATGTTACAACAAGGCAGTGGCGCTATCTTCTTTACTGGAGCCTCAGCCAGCGTCAAAGGATATCCCCACTCAGCACCCTTTGCAATGGGTAAATTTGCCCTACGTGGTTTAGCTCAGAGCATTGCCAGAGAACTTGCACCCCAGAATATTCACGTAGCCCACTTTGTTATAGATCGCGCGATTCGCTCTACATCTCGCCTTGACCCAGCAGACAACCCTGATAGTACCCTAGATCCAGATGCGATCGCTCAAACCTACCTCAACATCCTCCGTCAACCCCGCAGTGCTTGGACATGGGAAATAGAACTGCGTCCTTGGATTGAAAAGTTTTAGAAGATGAGGGAGTCGGGGGAGTGGGGGAAGAAAAATGAATTATTTGTTGAGTAACCAAAAACATTTTTCTCCCTCATCTCCCTCATCTCCCCCTACTCCATACTCCCTACTCCCCAACCTCCCCAAATCTTCTCTGCAAGGCTAACCAATCCTCAGCCTGCATAATTAATTTGGAGACAGGTAAGCGTTTCCATTCGCCGTCTTGTTTGAGCAATATCTTTTTATGAACGATTTTTACGTCTTCAGGAGCATTGAAACTGTAGATGCGTTGTGGCCATCCTAAAGGAGTATGAATAATGAACTGGTTCGGTTGAATCGTCACATAAGGTTTATGCCAATATCCCCAGCCTAGCAAAATGATAATTGCGCCAATGATGATGCTAAAGGTAAATTGACCTCTTACCAGGAGAATGCTACCCAAAACTAGATTTAATAAGCCTAAAGGCATGAACAAATAGCTCACAGTTTTGTTGTAATGCAGTCTCATCGTTGAGTTCTCATTTGCTCATAATTTTCTGATCAAAGATAACAGCCTGACAAAGCAATAGTCAGGAGTAGAACAAGGCAAAATTTAGGTGCAAAAACACACACAATCG
Above is a genomic segment from Nostoc sp. MS1 containing:
- a CDS encoding precorrin-2 C(20)-methyltransferase → MNKGRLYGVGVGPGDPELLTIKALRLIQSVPVIAYQSATDKQSIARAIASPYLTDQQIEVSFHLPRALEPEKAKEIYDKEVEPIAEHLAAGRDVVVLCEGDPFFYGSFMYVFTRLSEQYQTEVVPGVSSLMACPVSLGVPFTYYNDILTVLPAPLPAEELTTQLLTTDAAAIMKLGRHFSKVRDILHQLGLASRALYIERATMAQQRILPLDEVDPDEVPYFAMIVIPSKNRL
- a CDS encoding mercuric reductase, which translates into the protein MSNSELDRVIVRPVDEYNQRLVAYVHPSNWVNPQPADTYDLVVIGAGTAGLVVAAGAAGLGLGLKVALIEKYLMGGDCLNLGCVPSKTIIRSARVVGEISNAKNLGVNVSKQINIDFPAVMARMRRVRAGISHHDSAERFASMGIDVFLGSGKFTNSNTVDVAGKTLKFKKAVIATGARAAKPTIRGIEQAGYLTNETVFSLIQKPEKLAVIGGGPIGCELAQVFRRLGSEVVLIHSGSHVLNKEDAEAAQIVQQALIRDGIRLILNAKVEEVVTVTEGKRLYFCANGCRDSVTVDEILVGAGRSPNVEGLNLEAVGVEYDQRLGVKVNDYLQTTNPKIYAAGDICMDWKFTHAADAAARIVIKNALFSPFGLGRSKLSSLVMPWVTYTDPEIAHVGMYERQAKELGIDVETIKIPFSSVDRAIADAQEEGLLKIHHKKGSDKILGATIVAAHAGEMISEVTTAIVNNVGLSKLSNVIHPYPTQAEAIKKAADNYRRTLLTPRTKKLLGFLTKLS
- a CDS encoding SDR family NAD(P)-dependent oxidoreductase; translated protein: MPTTALIVGAGTGLSASIARLFAQEGFKVALAARQIDKLAQLSNEIGAVSFATDTTKPDEVKQLFIDVDNKLGSPNVVVYNPSWRVRGPLIELDPGDVAKTLEVSAYGGFLVAQEAAKRMLQQGSGAIFFTGASASVKGYPHSAPFAMGKFALRGLAQSIARELAPQNIHVAHFVIDRAIRSTSRLDPADNPDSTLDPDAIAQTYLNILRQPRSAWTWEIELRPWIEKF
- a CDS encoding putative bifunctional diguanylate cyclase/phosphodiesterase, translating into MKPNTALGFILSGLSLNFLHSTKKNQRRIAQILAIAIALLGLLTLSQYLFGWNWGIDQLLFSHQLKVISQSGSNTPNYPGRISPVSALNFSLIGCALWLCASRSTRYRQIQLLTFVTSLTSLQVVIGYIYGVKLLLGLSSLTHTAIHTGITFFLLSVGVLLVAPSEGFMGLVISDSVGGMTARMLLPAAIAIPFCLGYLALVGVKMAWFDYAFGLSLHVTGNVAAFIGLIWYYAKGLDSLEIKRKKIEEALRIAYASEALHQSETRFRRAIFDAPLPMMLHAEDGEVLLINHVWTDITGYSIDEIRTVADWTQKAYGEHREQVQLEMNRLYSLDKRIAEGEYTIRISTGETRIWDFYSAPLGKLPDGRSLVISTAFDVTQRKQAEAQLRQNAFYDGLTGLANRALFMEHLQHALQQTKRQKDYLFAVLFLDLDRFKVINDSLGHIKGDQFLIAVAQRLGVCIRATDIAARLGGDEFTILLENIQDVSDAIRVAERIKQELKLPLNLDGQEVFTSASIGIALSSTVNYDHPEQLLRDADTAMYRAKALGKSRYALFNRDMYANALMRLQLEADLRRALAHQEFLVYYQPIVSLVSGDILGFEALLRWQHPERGLLNPRDFVPLMEETGLIVEIGYWVLYEACRQMQAWQVSHPHNSLRKISVNLCARQFSQPNLIEQIQQILDSTGLDSSALALEITEGVIAENSDEATATLIQLRELGIEILIDDFGTGYSSLGRLSSFPVSVLKIDRSFVEPMTSDNRNLEIIEIIIALAHKLGMTAIAEGVETQEQVTLLSKLGCESVQGYFFSRPLPSSEAGALIS
- a CDS encoding precorrin-8X methylmutase; its protein translation is MSDYIRDANEIYRNSFAIIRSEANLDILPPDIAKVAVRLIHACGMTDIVTDLGYSSMLAQSGRAALEAGAPILCDCRMVANGVTRRRLPANNEVICTLNEPQVPELAQKLGNTRSAAALELWKPYLQGAVVAIGNAPTALFRLLEMLDAGYPKPAVILGFPVGFVGAAESKAALAADSRNVPFMTLHGRRGGSAIAAAAVNALATEEE
- a CDS encoding class I SAM-dependent methyltransferase — its product is MAIYEQISKGYDLTRRADPYITSRLAQHLQIKPNDLYLDVACGTGNYTVALAEFGGVWRGIDQSSLMIDAAKKKSHTVDWLVATVENLPYANQFFSGVVCTLAIHHFADLVSAFQEIHRVLANGKFVLFTATPEQIQNYWLIEYFPEAISQASQQMPSLSSVKSALEEVSFNSIQIEPYSIHQDLQDLFLYSGKHRPEFYLDANIRAGISTFSMLASVDEITHGCQKLATDINSGFIKEVIQKYKHDEGDYLFIIVDKNQ
- a CDS encoding FAD-dependent oxidoreductase translates to MSRHIYDVMIVGAGPVGLATAIGLRKRGIENIIVLDQTRAFRQVGQGLDLLPNGLKSLKYLDDDAYEAVKKASVTFSISQSSNTDPKKADTLHKWHYRNLQGEIIRSISLEFDNWYQEYGEGRVSISWYNLQTVLRSLFPEDMVKANHRCIHLADELENRCVRIDCVSDAILEINPYAHWQDVNSEKSQVDSPQSVGKSFRAKILVGADGINSTIRKIIYKDSPDQDFAKPEYSGFAAIFSQDTIDVQKELATELEDKFLQGSPITTVCHDEMSKNAVGEMQDTRILLFHRANGKFGYVIHLPMALESIQNQYGSNLQKLTVQALEKAQFPDTLKELVRICPASNIQKRPYYIHRVTSSDTSIQPTWSAGRVVLAGDAAHGMPPFMAQGANQGLEDALVVSTLIAKIAKDNHWDNRQAVETAFQKYESLRRPLMAYVQQATLKRLPYSSDVDWQNYSQTLYKRDFSQILETFA